CTGAAGGCCTCCGGCAGGACGATAGCGGTGATGGGTTCAGGGCTTGATGTGCCTTATCCTCATTCAAATAAAAAGCTAATGGATTCAATAGCTTCATCAGGCGCGGTTGTCAGCGAATTTCCCTTCGGCACGCCGCCTTTGAGGGAGAACTTTCCAAGGAGGAACAGGATCATAAGCGCGCTTTCACTTGGTTTGCTCGTTGTGGAGGCCGCAGTTGACAGCGGTTCGCTGATTACAGTACGATATGCCCTCGAACAGGGTCGGGACGTCTTTGCGGTGCCCGGCAATATAACATCAGGAAATTCACGGGGTACAAACGCGCTTATCAAGAACGGCGCAAGGCTTGTTGAGGATGCGGAAGATATCATCAGCGAGTTGAGGCCGCAGATAAAGGGCATACTGAGTGAAGACAGGATACTGACCCAAAAAGTGCTTCCTCAGCTGAGCGAAGTTGAGAAGATGCTCTTTGGATGCTTGACAACTGAGCCGAAACAGGTAGATTTAATTATCAGGGAGAGCAGGATCGCGACCCCAAAGGCTCTCTCGGTTCTCTTGAACCTGGAACTCAAAGGCATAGCAAAGCAGATGGAAGGGAATATGTACTCCCTGAATTAATAGAATATTGAAGAACTTTAACCTAATATTATGAAATCATTATTAATAGTTGAGTCACCCGCAAAGGTAAAGACACTGAGTAAATTTCTCGGCAAGGACTTTACCATTTTGCCTTCTATCGGACATGTCAAGGACCTTCCCAAGAAAGAGCTTGGGGTGGATGTTGATAATAATTTCCTGCCTCAGTATGTTGTTATCGACGGCAAGCAGAAGGTCATGAAGGATTTGAAGAAGGCGGCAAAGGGCGCCGGCAGGATATTTCTTGCCCCTGACCCTGATAGAGAGGGTGAGGCGATAGCGTGGCACATCGCAGAGGAGCTTAATGTCGATTCTGATAAAGTGCTCCGGGTCGTATTCAACGAGATAACCGAGAGGGCTGTCACTGATGCGATAAAGAATCCGCGCAAGCTCAATATGGACCTTGTCGATGCGCAGCAGGCAAGAAGGGTGCTGGACAGGCTTGTGGGTTATAAACTCTCTCCGCTTTTATGGCGCAAGATCCGCCGTGGACTCAGCGCGGGCAGGGTGCAGTCTGTTGCTCTCAGGCTTGTTGTGGACAGGGAACGCGAGATAGCCGCTTTCAACTCTGTGGAGTACTGGAGCATTACGGCAAATCTTGAGGGAAGCGCGCCTCCTGCTTTTGAGGCGAGACTTATAGAAGTTAAAGGCAAAAAGGCTGAGATAGGAAATGAATCTGAGGCAGCGGTAATTCTTGAAGGGCTTAAAGGCAAGCACTTTACAGTCAGCAAGGTTGAGAAGAAGAGCAGGAAGCGCTCTCCTGCCCCGCCTTTCATAACCAGCACGCTTCAGCAGGAGGCGTCGAGAAAATTAAGGTTCGTCGCGAAGAAGACGATGTTTGTCGCGCAGAAGCTTTATGAAGGACTTGAGATCGGCGCCGAAGGTTCGGTAGGCCTTATAACCTACATGAGGACCGACTCGGTAAGGGTTGCAAAAGAGGCTCAGCAGGAGGCAGGTGAGTTTATAGAGAAAGAGTTCGGCAAAGAGTATCTGCCTGCAAAACCGCCTGTTTACAAAAGCAAGAAGTCGGCACAGGACGCGCATGAAGCGATAAGGCCCACATCGGTCTTCAGAACGCCTGAAAGTTTAAAAGGGCATCTTTCAAGTGAAGAGTTCCGCCTTTATACTCTTGTATGGAACCGCTTTGTGGCAAGCCAGATGAATCCAGCACAGCTTGAGCAGACCTCGGTTGACATAGCGGCTGACAAATATAATTTCAGGGCAACCGGCACTGTCGTCAAGTTCCCCGGCTTTATGAAGATCTATATCGAGGGGGTTGACACTGATGCTGAAGAGGAAGGGCTGCTCCCATCTCTTGCAGAAGGCGATAAACTGAAGACATTCTCAATCACGCCGAAACAGCACTTTACCCAACCCCCACCAAGATATACCGAACCTACTCTCGTCAGAGACCTTGAGGCAAAGGGAATAGGAAGGCCGAGTACCTACGCTACCATCCTTTCAACGATACAGGACAGGAAGTATGTTGATAAGGAAGGCGGCAGATTCAAAGCAACGGAATTGGGGTTGGTCGTCAATGACCTCCTTGTCGCAAGGTTTGCCGAGTTGATGGATTACAACTTCACTGCAAAGATGGAGGATAATCTCGATAAGATAGCTGAGGGCGCATTTAAATGGACCGATATTGTGAATGATTTCTACCGGCCTTTTGACAGGCTCCTTGGTGAGGCTTTGGAGAATACTGACAGGGTGAAGCCGGCGGACATTCCGACTGATGAGGTCTGTGAGAAATGCGGCAATCCCATGGTCATTAAGTGGGGAAGGCACGGCAGGTTCATCGCATGCACAGGCTATCCTGAATGTAAGAACACAAGGCCGCTTGAACCTGAGGCTGGAGAGGCTGCTGCAGCTGAGAAGACAGATGAGAAGTGTGTAAAGTGCGGCGCAGACATGGTTACCAAGGTAGGCAAGTTTGGAAAGTTTCTTGCATGCAGTAATTATCCAAAGTGCAAAAATACCAAACCCATATCGATCGGCATTAAATGTCCGGAAGACGGCGGCGACATTGTGGAGAAGAGGTCTAAAAAGGGCAAGGTATTTTTCGGCTGCGCCAATTATCCGAAATGCAGTTTTGCATCATGGTACAGGCCTACTCAGAAAAAATGCCCTGAATGCGGAATCGGCATCCTGGCGGAAAAGAAGACAAAGAAGGAAGAGGCCCTGGTCTGCCTTAACAAGAGTTGTCATTATAAAGAAGAGATCCATGGTGACAGCGGCGAAGAGCCTGAAAACCTTACTGAATAAAAACCATAAGCGCAGTTCCTTTATCTGTTCTCATCCGTTCCCTTAAGCTCCTCAATAGCCTTTTCCATATCCTCCGGCAATGGCGCTGTAAGCTCAAGTAATTCACTTGTCACAGGGTGCTTGAACTTTAGAGAGTATGAATGCAGCATCTGCCTGTCAAATCGCAGAGTTTTTGTCGCGAACTTTAATGTTGTTTTTGTGCCATAGGTCTTATCTCCGAGAACAGGATGCCCGGACGAGGAAAAGTGCACTCGGATCTGATGTGTCCTTCCTGTAATTATCCTGACCTTTACCAAAGAAGCAGCCTTGAATACTGAAACAACCTCATAAAGTGTGAGAGCTTCTTTGCCATTTCTTGTTTTTGTGGACATCTTCTTTCTGTCTGAAGATGACCTGCCTATTTCAGCGCTGAACTCCCCGCTCCTGTTTTTAGGCGTACTGTATACAAGCGCCATGTAGTATTTCTCGACATCTTTATTCTTGAACTGTTCGATAAGGTTAAAATATGCCTCGTCAGTTTTGGCAACAATGATCAGGCCGGAGGTCTCCTTATCAAGGCGGTGCACTACTCCGGGGCGTAAAGGCGCTCCAACAGATGCCAGTTTCCCGCATCTAAAAACAAGGGCGTTCAAAAGCGTCCCGCTGCTGTTCCCTGCAGCCGGGTAGATGACCATGCCTTGGGGCTTGTTAATAACAATAATATGCTCATCCTCAAATACGATATCTAAAGGAATATCTTCAGGTATCAGTGCGGAAGGCGGCTCATCCGGTATTGTAATATCTATAATATCTCCCGGCCTTATGCGACATCCCGGCTTCTCAGGTTTTGAATTTACAAGTATCGCTCCATCTTTGATGAGCTTTTGTACAGATGAGCGGGTAAGTCTGCATTCTGATGAGATAAAGGAGTCAAGACGCTCCTGCCAGGTCTCAGGGCTGACGGTGATATTCATTTTTTTCATGTGAATAGTTTAGCAGTTTCAGCAGCTATTTTATGATTGTTAATCAAGGGATATTAAATGTTTTTGCTTTTTGGCCAATAAAGTGATTTAATTAAAATAAATCAGAACCTATTGAAGGAGGTTTTACATGGCTGAAGAAAAGAAGAAGAGGATAGCGATCATTGCATCAAAGGGTACCCTTGATATGGCATACCCTCCGCTTGTGCTTGCATCTACTGCGGCATCTATGGATGTTGAGGCGACTATATTTTTTACCTTCTACGGCATTGATATTATTAACAAGAAGAAGTATGGAAAGCTGCAGGTGGCCCCGATCGGCAATCCTGCAATGCCTTCGCCCATGCCCATTCCGAATATCATCGGCATGCTGCCGGGCATGACGGCCATTGGTACGATGATGATGAAGAGCATGATAAAGGGGATAAACTGGCCTACAATACCTGAGTTTGTCGATATATGCCTGCAGTCCGGCGTGAAGATGATGGCCTGCTCCCCTACAATGGAGATGACAGGTGTGAAAAAAATAGACCTTGTGGACGGTGTAATTATTGCAGGCGCGGCTGATTATCTTGATTTTGCGCTTGATGCAAATATAAGTCTCTTTATTTAATGTTCAAAGGAGGTTGATGTGGATGCTGACAGGATAGTTGATTGCAAAGGGCTTAACTGCCCGATGCCGGTTATCAAGACAAAGAAGGCCATCGAAGAGATGCAGCCGGGGCAGATCATCAGGGTGGAGGCTACTGATAAGGGTTCTCTTAATGACATGCCCGCCTTTGCAAAGAGGACCGGTAACGAGATAATTGGATCCAGTGAAGAGAACGGCGTATATATTTTTTATATAAAGAAGGCATAAACCTGAATCTGGTATCAAGCCGGGGATATCAATATCTGAGCTTGACAAGTGATACGCAAGGAGTTAACTTGTCTGAAAGATTATTTCAGGCCAAACAATATAAAGGAGGATTTCCCTATGAAGAAGATGTCTGATTTTAGAAGTTTTATGTTTAGTTTAGTTGTCCTTGTATCACTCATTCTGGTTGCAGGCAGCGCGTATGCAACTAACGGTTATTTTTCTTCCGGCTACAGTATTAAGAACAAGGCGCTTGCAGGAGCCGGGACCGCGCTGGCACTTGACACAATGTCTGCATCTACCAACCCTGCGGCAATGGCCTTTGTCGGTGACCGTGTCGATGTCGGTCTTTCATTCTTTAATCCTAACAGGGGATATACTGTCAGGGGCGATGCAACCTCCGGATTTACTCCAGGGGTTGACTGTAATTACCCTGGCGCTCCTCTTAATCTTGGGCCACCATGTCCTTTCGGCCTTGCCACCGGCACGGTTGAGAGCGGAAAGGAATGGTTTGTCATCCCGGGCTTAGGATATAACAAGATGATGAATAAGGACTACTCACTTGGAATTTCTGTTTTTGGCAACGGCGGGATGAATACTGATTACGGCACAAATACCTATTTGGGTTCTGATCCGACAGGGATTGACCTCATGCAGTTGTTCATAGTCCCTACCTATGCGAGAAAGATAAATAAAGATCATGCATTTGGCCTCAGTCCGGTTATTGCTTACCAGAGATTGGAGGCAAAAGGACTGGAGCAGTTTGGAACATTTTCAAGTGAGCCGACAAAGCTCACCAACAAAGGGTATGACAGTGCATACGGCATAGGCGCAAGGGTCGGATATTTGGGAGAGGTTCTGCCAGGGCTGCATGTCGGCGCTTCATATCAGACAAAGATCATGATGAATGAGTTTGATAAGTATGCAGGGCTTTTTGCAGAGCAAGGCGATTTTGACATCCCATCTACATGGAATATAGGGCTTGCCTATGATGTTACACCAGCATTGACAGTCGTATTTGATGTGCAGGAAATATACTATAGCGATGTGGATTCAGTAGGCAACACTTTCAACCCTCAGATGAATACCTGTTTTGGTAACCAGCTTGGAGGCTCCAGCACGTCTGAAATACCCGAGTGCCTCGGCAATGATCAAGGCGCCGGTTTTGGCTGGGAAGATATGACGGTTTTAAAAGCAGGAGTTCAGTGGGTAAGCAATCAGGAATGGACATGGCGTGCCGGTTATTCATATGCCGAACAGCCAATAGGCCCGACCGAGGTTATGTTCAACATGATAGCTCCTGGTGTTATCGAGCAGCATGTAACAGCGGGTGTTACAAAGAAGCTCGGCGGCAATCAGGAGGTCGATCTTTCTGTAATGCGCGGACTCTCAAACAGCATTACCGGGCCTAATCCAATGGATCCGCCAGATGGTTACTATCCTGGAAGCGGTCAGACAATAGAGCTTGAGATGGATCAGTGGGAGTTCTCAGTAGGATATTCTAAGTCCTTCTAAGTCCTTAGTAAGAATGTAAACCCGAAAGCGTCCCGGATATCCGGGACGCTTTTTTCTTCTGTGTTGACAATAGACAGTTTTCTATAATATCTTTAATATATACTTTGTAATTGTTTAATTAAAAAATATTCAGGAGGTGTTTAAGTAATGCAAAGATCCAATAAGAAGTTAGTCGCATATCTTGTTTCACTATTACTGCTGTTATCACTCTTTTCAGGATTTCAGAATGCGTATGCAAACGGCGCTGTCGCTCCCCTTGTTGAAACCCAGTGGTTGGCTGATAATCTAAAAAAACCGGATATCCGCATCCTGCACATAGGCGAAGTGGAGAATAACTTTAACGCTAAACATATTCCCGGTTCTGTATTTCTGAATGTTGGCGACCTGATGGGATTGCTTGGAAACGGCAGTATGGCTCCTGACAAGGCAAAATTTGAGGGCACAATGAGCAGGCTCGGCATTGACAATGATGCACATGTTGTAATAGTCGGTTCAGCCACAGGCACTCCTTTTCCTGTGACAGCATTCTGGCTCATGAAATCTCAGGGCCATAATAAGGTCAGCCTGCTTAATGGCGGCGTAACAAAATGGGTTAATGAAAATCGTCAGATGACAGGCGACCCCGCAAGTATAAAAACTTCCAAATATACGGCCAAGCCTGACTTGTCTGTATTTGCAGATGCAAAATATGTATTGGCCAATATAAAGAATCCAAAGGTTGCAATATTGGACGTTCGCGGTGCTGATGAGTATTTAGGGGCGAATGCAATAGGGATGAATAAAAGAACAGGACATATCCCCGGCGCTGTCAATCTTGATTCCATGCCGACAAGCAATAATAATGACGGGACGTTCAAATCAGTAAAGGACCTTCAGGCGGCTTATGCGGCTAAAGGCGTTACAAAAGACAAAGAGGTTATCACATACTGTCAGGGCGGTGTTCGTGCTGCAAACACTTATTTTGCGCTCAAGCACATTCTTGGTTACCCGAATGTCAGGAACTATGTTGGTTCCTGGGGAGAATGGGGCGACCAGCTTGACCCTGCAAAATATCCGGCAGAGAAATAATCAGATATTATTAATAAAGGAGGAAATGATGAAGTTAGGCATACTCGTTAACACAGATAAACACGCTGGTGATGTAGTTGGAATAACAAAGGCCGCTCTTGCCAAAGGGCATGAGGTCATTATATTTATGATGGACAGCGGTAATTATCTTTTAGGTAATTCTGATGTTACCGGTCTCTGTGAGCAGGCAGGGGTGAGCATGAGTTTTTGCGACCACAGCGCACAGAAGCTCGGTGTATCTAAAGAGGGGCTTCCAAAGAAGGTATCCTGCGGCAGCCAGTTTGATAATGCAAATATGAACAGCGCGGCTGACAGGGTTATAGTTCTTTAACTTAAGAACTGAGAAGCTAAAACTTTAGGAGGAATTAAATGAAGATATTACATATATTAAATGACGGTCCAAACGAGCTTTCTACCAAAATAATCAATGTTCAGAAACAGGGGAATGAAGTAAAGGTCGTGGAGCTTTCCGGCCTTTCTTATACAGAACTTGTTGATGAGATATTTTCCAATGACAAAGTAGTATCCTGGTAAAAGGCCTAATTCAGAAATTAAAGGGCCAGGATTTGATGCCTGGCCCTTTTTCTTTATTCAGACAGCCATGACAGATTCTTCTCCTGCGCTTAAGAAAAACGATTATCTTATCATCATAGCCCTGCTGAATTTCTTTGTTCTTTTAACCTTGTATCAATTCCGTGCTCTTGATGACAACAGGCTTGTAAGCTGGAACTGGATATTTGAAGGTGCAGATGTTCCGATGTTCTTCTTTTTGATCGTTATCGGGATAATGGCAGCTTTCTTTCTTTCAAGAATAACTTTTGTGGAGCGAGGTCATGGGCTTTTTCTTTTTTTATCATCGTTTCTGATAAGCATTTTATTTTTTGGAGAGCCTGAGGTGATCGTGGATGCCTCAAGATACTTTACCCAGGCAAAGCACATTGAGGTTTACGGGCTAAGGTATTTTATAGATGAGTGGGGAAGGGGCATTAAAGCATGGACAGATCTGCCGGTTGTGCCCATGTTTTACGGGCTGATCTTTAAACTTTTCGGGGAATCAAGGCTCTATATGCAGATCTTTACGTCGCTGCTGTTTTCCTCGACCATCCTGCTTACCTATAAGATCGGAAAAGCACTCTGGGATAAAGAGACCGGATTTATTGCCGGAGCGTTGCTTCTGGGTATTCCTTATATCTATACACAGGTGCCGCTCATGCTGGTTGATATCCCGGCTATGTTCTTCCTTTCTTTATCAGTATTTACTTTTATCAGGGCATTAGAAAGAGGGGGGATATGGCCCGTTCTTGCATCAATTTCATTCTTCCTCTCCTTTTATTCAAAATATTCGATATGGCTTATGCTTTCCATTAACGGCGTTATATTCCTTGTTTTTCTGCTACAGCGCCCTGAAAAAAGAAATCCGATATTAAAAAAGGGTGCTGCATTTGCTGTTATTGCCGGAATTTTGATAGTGACCGTATTCCTGTATAAATATGCTCTCTTTTCCGGGCAGATCAGGTTGTTACAGGAGTACCAGGGACCCGGACTGAGGCGATGGGGAGAGAGCTATCTTTCAACATTTCTATTTCAGATCCATCCTGTTATATCTATTGCCGCATTATATTCTCTGATCGCGGCTTTAAGAAGAAAGGACTTAAAATATTTAATAGTTTTATGGCTTGTAGTGATTATTTTTGTACTGCAAATAAACAGGATACGCTATACATTGCCGGCCTTCCCTATGCTTGCCCTTATGGCGTCTTATGGGCTGCGGGAGATAAGAGAGAAGGAGGTCAGGCGCTTTCTTGTCTCCTGTGCGGTTTTGTCTTCACTTATTCTGTCAATCTTTTTCTATCTTCCTTTTCTAAGCAGGATGAGTGCTGTGAACCTTAAAGATGCAGGCTTATTTCTGGATTCCTCCGGCATTGAAGAGGCGGAGGTAATAACAATTACATCTGAAGACAATGTCATAAACTCAGCTGTCTCGGTTCCTTTGCTTGATATCTTCACGCATAAGAAGCTGGTTTTTAAGTATGTGCCAGAGGATATATCTGTAGACGCAATCAAGGAGTCATCACTAAGATTTACATGGGAATACTCAAATCCGGGGTATTACTATAATGAATCTGAATATACTAACGTTGCCCCAATGCTGGTCATTATCTCAAGTGAATCCGGCCAGGTGATGCCGGATTATATTCTATCCAGGACTGAAGGCCGCTCACTGATCAGGACATTTGAGAGATCAACCGGGATCTTCAGCTATAATACTGAAGTGAAAGTTTATCAATAAGACAACGAGGATTACAGCATCGCCTCTTGTGAAAATATATTTTATTTGCCCGGCACAACAAACAAATAAAGACTGATAATTATACAATTAGTTTTTATTATTGGACTAAAGGAATTGCCTGGATTAATATTATCTGTTTTCTATATAATAACTAAATTGATTTTTATACGATATTGATCCATCAATCTTTTTTAATATAGTTTTTCCCTTAATCACAAAAACTTTTTAAAAGGAGGTTTACACACCTGTGGAAAATATTGAAAAGAGAAATAGGTTTTGGGCTTTTGCTGTCACAGGCATCCTGGTACTGATTAGCCTGTTGTACTACAAGGTAAATGTTTACTACATTTACCTGACAGTATACATCTGGTTTGGATTCACTTACGGGATGATGCTGCAGTACGGCAGGTTCTGCATGGCTTCGGCTTCAAGGGATCTTTTTGCTGCCGGAGTGCCGCGAATGGCTGTAGGTATCCTTATAGCGCTTATCTTTTTCAGCCTTGTAAGCGTTGTTTTGGCCGCAACAAATATGAGTACCTTTCATGCCGGGCCTATAGGAGCGCATGAATTGATAGGCGGCATTATCTTTGGAGTAGGGATGGTCCTTGCAGGAGGCTGCGCATCAGGTTCTTTGTATAAGATAGGTGAGGGCAACGGCACATCCGTCCTTTCTATTTTGGGCATATCTTTTGGCCAGGCTATATTTGTTGATGTCGGCGGTGTTTTCAACAAGCTCCTTCCCCAGTCATGGATCGATTCTGCTCAGGCTACAACCTGGGTGCCGAAGGACAAGATCACCTCATGGTTTGATCACTATTTTCTCGGCAATATAGTTCATAAACCGAAAATAATCCTTTCAGATACCGGAGCATTTTCTTCGATCAGCGGGGATGTTGCAAGGAATTTTCTTGCCAACTCACTCATAAACACGATCATCCCTGCCATTCTGCTTTTAGTGGTCATATATGTTTTCTATATGCGTAAGGGTTTCTTAAAGAAGAGGCAGAAGGAGTTAAAGAAGGCAGGAAAGGATGAAAAGACCGGATTAGGTGATGACATCTCAGGGATTTGGACTATGATAACCGCTTCTCAAAGGACGACCCTTATGGGAATTCTCATCGGCATAACTGCGGGCATCCATATCCTTGCAATGAAAGGCATGCAGAACAAGTTTGGCATATCAAACTTTGGCGAACTCCTTATAAGGATGGGATATACCAATGATGTTTCTACAATGGGCAAGGTCTTTGACCCTGGGTACTGGTATATAACCACACAGGAAGCCCAATTTGCTGGCTGGATAATGGAGAAGGTCGGTTGGAATGTCCGTGATGATGTCTTCTTCGGTGTTATGAACGGGCTTCCTGAGTTATGGCGTAATCCCGCACTCTGGATGTCATTGGGAATTATATTCGGGGCCTGTGTTATGGCGCTTTTAAACAGAGAATTCAAGTTCAAGCTTCCAAAGGGTGAACTCATTGTATGGGGACTAGGCGGCGGGCTTCTTATGGGAGTAGGCGCACGTGTTGCCCTTGGATGTAACATCGGGGCATTCTTTATCAGGGTTGCAGGCGGCGATCCGGGCGGATGGCTTTTCGGTATTGGCATGGTTCTCGGCGGCTGGTGCGGTGTTCAGTTCTTTAACTGGTGGACAGACAGAAAGATGGCAAAAGAGATGGCAGCTTTTTAAACAATAAAATAATTTAAGGAGGAAATTTGTAATGGCGATGAAATTTGAAAAAATCAGTGACGGCAGGTATATGCTGGATGTATGCGGGTATGTATGTCCGCATCCGCAAATCTATACCAAGAAATCTATTGAGAAGATAGAAACAGGCGATATCCTTGAACTGGTCTTTGACAACCCGTCATCCGGTGAAACAATAATCCAGATGTGCGATCAGGCCGGCCATGATATCCTTGAGAGGAAAGAAGAAGGCGGCAAGCTGATTTACGTAATTGAAAAAGGTTAAAAATAGAAGGTTATAGGAGGGCCTGTAATGAAGAACAGTTTGTGGATAATAATATTGATTGTTGTTGCAATCCTTGCTTTTCTGGTTGGGTACAGTTTGGCGCCTAATGATGCAGGAACCGGCGGCAGTCCAACAGCTCAGTCAGGCGGCTATGGAGGAGGTCATCCGGCAGGAGGATACGGAACAGGCGGTCAGGGTGGGGCTCCAGCAGGCGGTTATGGTACACCGGCAGGTGGATATGGGACTCCGGGCGGTCATCCGGCAGGTGGTTATGGCACACCGGCAGGTGGATATGGAACTCCGACGGGTGGTCAAGGTAAACCAGCAGGCGGTTACGGACACTAAGAAGTTAGTTGTTTTCTTAAATTATGATGCACTGATGCCAGAAAGGCTGCATATTTTGAGTGGTCTTTCTGGCATTTTTTATTGTAAATAATAATGAATATTAATTCTAACTTCACTAAAAGCGGGATGA
The DNA window shown above is from Thermodesulfovibrionia bacterium and carries:
- the dprA gene encoding DNA-processing protein DprA, yielding MSDLKNYLALALLPDIGMVLGRRLMSVFGSPEKIFCASHNDLKKVENIGENRAKSITEFNWERVDQEIKKAEENNITLLCIEDDAYPASIKLFHDAPFVLYVKGEIKEEDKYAVGVVGSRNATSYGRLVAEKMSFSLAKFGLTIVSGMAMGVDSAAHNGALKASGRTIAVMGSGLDVPYPHSNKKLMDSIASSGAVVSEFPFGTPPLRENFPRRNRIISALSLGLLVVEAAVDSGSLITVRYALEQGRDVFAVPGNITSGNSRGTNALIKNGARLVEDAEDIISELRPQIKGILSEDRILTQKVLPQLSEVEKMLFGCLTTEPKQVDLIIRESRIATPKALSVLLNLELKGIAKQMEGNMYSLN
- the topA gene encoding type I DNA topoisomerase, giving the protein MKSLLIVESPAKVKTLSKFLGKDFTILPSIGHVKDLPKKELGVDVDNNFLPQYVVIDGKQKVMKDLKKAAKGAGRIFLAPDPDREGEAIAWHIAEELNVDSDKVLRVVFNEITERAVTDAIKNPRKLNMDLVDAQQARRVLDRLVGYKLSPLLWRKIRRGLSAGRVQSVALRLVVDREREIAAFNSVEYWSITANLEGSAPPAFEARLIEVKGKKAEIGNESEAAVILEGLKGKHFTVSKVEKKSRKRSPAPPFITSTLQQEASRKLRFVAKKTMFVAQKLYEGLEIGAEGSVGLITYMRTDSVRVAKEAQQEAGEFIEKEFGKEYLPAKPPVYKSKKSAQDAHEAIRPTSVFRTPESLKGHLSSEEFRLYTLVWNRFVASQMNPAQLEQTSVDIAADKYNFRATGTVVKFPGFMKIYIEGVDTDAEEEGLLPSLAEGDKLKTFSITPKQHFTQPPPRYTEPTLVRDLEAKGIGRPSTYATILSTIQDRKYVDKEGGRFKATELGLVVNDLLVARFAELMDYNFTAKMEDNLDKIAEGAFKWTDIVNDFYRPFDRLLGEALENTDRVKPADIPTDEVCEKCGNPMVIKWGRHGRFIACTGYPECKNTRPLEPEAGEAAAAEKTDEKCVKCGADMVTKVGKFGKFLACSNYPKCKNTKPISIGIKCPEDGGDIVEKRSKKGKVFFGCANYPKCSFASWYRPTQKKCPECGIGILAEKKTKKEEALVCLNKSCHYKEEIHGDSGEEPENLTE
- a CDS encoding RluA family pseudouridine synthase, with protein sequence MKKMNITVSPETWQERLDSFISSECRLTRSSVQKLIKDGAILVNSKPEKPGCRIRPGDIIDITIPDEPPSALIPEDIPLDIVFEDEHIIVINKPQGMVIYPAAGNSSGTLLNALVFRCGKLASVGAPLRPGVVHRLDKETSGLIIVAKTDEAYFNLIEQFKNKDVEKYYMALVYSTPKNRSGEFSAEIGRSSSDRKKMSTKTRNGKEALTLYEVVSVFKAASLVKVRIITGRTHQIRVHFSSSGHPVLGDKTYGTKTTLKFATKTLRFDRQMLHSYSLKFKHPVTSELLELTAPLPEDMEKAIEELKGTDENR
- a CDS encoding DsrE/DsrF/DrsH-like family protein: MAEEKKKRIAIIASKGTLDMAYPPLVLASTAASMDVEATIFFTFYGIDIINKKKYGKLQVAPIGNPAMPSPMPIPNIIGMLPGMTAIGTMMMKSMIKGINWPTIPEFVDICLQSGVKMMACSPTMEMTGVKKIDLVDGVIIAGAADYLDFALDANISLFI
- a CDS encoding sulfurtransferase TusA family protein, with protein sequence MDADRIVDCKGLNCPMPVIKTKKAIEEMQPGQIIRVEATDKGSLNDMPAFAKRTGNEIIGSSEENGVYIFYIKKA
- a CDS encoding outer membrane protein transport protein yields the protein MKKMSDFRSFMFSLVVLVSLILVAGSAYATNGYFSSGYSIKNKALAGAGTALALDTMSASTNPAAMAFVGDRVDVGLSFFNPNRGYTVRGDATSGFTPGVDCNYPGAPLNLGPPCPFGLATGTVESGKEWFVIPGLGYNKMMNKDYSLGISVFGNGGMNTDYGTNTYLGSDPTGIDLMQLFIVPTYARKINKDHAFGLSPVIAYQRLEAKGLEQFGTFSSEPTKLTNKGYDSAYGIGARVGYLGEVLPGLHVGASYQTKIMMNEFDKYAGLFAEQGDFDIPSTWNIGLAYDVTPALTVVFDVQEIYYSDVDSVGNTFNPQMNTCFGNQLGGSSTSEIPECLGNDQGAGFGWEDMTVLKAGVQWVSNQEWTWRAGYSYAEQPIGPTEVMFNMIAPGVIEQHVTAGVTKKLGGNQEVDLSVMRGLSNSITGPNPMDPPDGYYPGSGQTIELEMDQWEFSVGYSKSF
- a CDS encoding sulfurtransferase, with the translated sequence MQRSNKKLVAYLVSLLLLLSLFSGFQNAYANGAVAPLVETQWLADNLKKPDIRILHIGEVENNFNAKHIPGSVFLNVGDLMGLLGNGSMAPDKAKFEGTMSRLGIDNDAHVVIVGSATGTPFPVTAFWLMKSQGHNKVSLLNGGVTKWVNENRQMTGDPASIKTSKYTAKPDLSVFADAKYVLANIKNPKVAILDVRGADEYLGANAIGMNKRTGHIPGAVNLDSMPTSNNNDGTFKSVKDLQAAYAAKGVTKDKEVITYCQGGVRAANTYFALKHILGYPNVRNYVGSWGEWGDQLDPAKYPAEK
- a CDS encoding glycosyltransferase family 39 protein, whose product is MTDSSPALKKNDYLIIIALLNFFVLLTLYQFRALDDNRLVSWNWIFEGADVPMFFFLIVIGIMAAFFLSRITFVERGHGLFLFLSSFLISILFFGEPEVIVDASRYFTQAKHIEVYGLRYFIDEWGRGIKAWTDLPVVPMFYGLIFKLFGESRLYMQIFTSLLFSSTILLTYKIGKALWDKETGFIAGALLLGIPYIYTQVPLMLVDIPAMFFLSLSVFTFIRALERGGIWPVLASISFFLSFYSKYSIWLMLSINGVIFLVFLLQRPEKRNPILKKGAAFAVIAGILIVTVFLYKYALFSGQIRLLQEYQGPGLRRWGESYLSTFLFQIHPVISIAALYSLIAALRRKDLKYLIVLWLVVIIFVLQINRIRYTLPAFPMLALMASYGLREIREKEVRRFLVSCAVLSSLILSIFFYLPFLSRMSAVNLKDAGLFLDSSGIEEAEVITITSEDNVINSAVSVPLLDIFTHKKLVFKYVPEDISVDAIKESSLRFTWEYSNPGYYYNESEYTNVAPMLVIISSESGQVMPDYILSRTEGRSLIRTFERSTGIFSYNTEVKVYQ